From the genome of Bacteroidales bacterium, one region includes:
- a CDS encoding 1-acyl-sn-glycerol-3-phosphate acyltransferase, which translates to MYKFFLYLYKIINKSKFISLLLLIMIMTAAGFYASKIRLVEDISKVIPNDNTVSEINLLLKNSKFLDKIIFNIRINDSLNEPDTDLLIEYSNNLIDSIESKFIPEYIKEINSKVDNEIMLGIYDIFYENLPVFLDNKDYEKISALITNDSIDNAMENNYKMLVSPASFVFKKFIKKDPLSITPVALKKLQKLQFSDNFEIYNNYIITKDHNNIIILVTPSHPDKTNKNNKLVEELDELINQLTNKYKQKIDADYFGTAVVAAGNAKRIKKDITITVSIALIVLLLFISIFFKRKRIVLIIILPVIFGGLISIAMLFLIKTEVSAMSLGIGSVLLGISVDFALHILAHYRRHGSVESVIKDLSTPIMMSSVTTASAFLCLNYVSSEALNDLGLFAAISVISAALFTLIALPHFLAKGQNSTKKKSLITNKTIIDKIASYNFHNNKILITVILILSVVFIYMSRRVSFESDMMKHNYMSEKLMNSEKRLNEITNVSQKTIYLISSGKDLNEALEKSENILWKVDSLEKIQVIKGVVSPVQILSSVRNQQKSIDIWNNFWTPEKKKIVLNKLKESGKRYGFKETAFSDFSDLLNKEFKLVDIKQLELLQKLFLDDYIIETENNATVISLLMVERNGIDENIVYKVFDNEEDGIWLFDKQLLTSKFVDMLKNNFYKLVSISLLVVFLILFVSFGRIELAIITFLPMILSWVWAIGIMGIFGIKFNIFNIIISTFIFGLGIDYSIFIMQGLLLNYKYGYKDITSYKISIILSAITTVVGIGVLIFAKHPALKSIAILSIIGIVSVIINAFTIQPILFKFLIKYKKGYRQIPITLSNFIISLFTLIIFIFGAITLTLIIPLFIIFPAHKKNKKLIYHYLLKYFAKFIVGINIFSKKQIINGTKEDFNKPAVIIANHQSHLDLMLIMMLHPRILILTNDWVWNNIFYGFVVKYADFFPFTQGYDVAVKRLKSKVKEGYSILIFPEGTRSETGKIKRFHKGAFLLAEKLNLDILPIILHGVNDCMKKGEIFLKKGSVSLKIMKRIKPDETQFGDNYSQKAKGLVKYFRKEFTKLKEEQETPDYFKNLIIKNYTYKGPVLEWYLKVKIRLEKNYRFFNKIIPRKCNIVDIGCGYGFLSYMLGLTSENRKITGIDYDKDKILIANNCTIKNKNIQFIHADIIEYEFDNSDIFILNDILHYMPEDLQIKTIERCFEKLNNNGLIIIRDANTDLNKRHIGTKLTEFFSTKSGFNKTNYDNLSFISKGLIENVVSKHKMNMEIIDNTTFTSNLIYIIRK; encoded by the coding sequence ATGTATAAATTTTTTCTTTATCTATATAAAATAATTAACAAATCGAAATTTATTTCTTTGTTGCTGTTGATAATGATTATGACTGCAGCAGGATTTTATGCTTCAAAAATACGCCTTGTTGAAGATATCTCAAAAGTAATTCCTAACGACAATACAGTAAGTGAAATAAATTTATTACTTAAAAATTCAAAATTCCTTGATAAAATCATTTTTAATATCAGAATTAATGATTCCTTAAATGAACCTGATACTGACTTATTAATTGAATATTCCAATAACTTAATAGATTCAATAGAAAGCAAATTTATTCCTGAATATATTAAAGAAATTAATTCCAAAGTTGATAATGAAATTATGCTTGGAATATATGATATTTTCTATGAAAATTTACCTGTTTTTCTTGACAACAAAGACTATGAGAAAATTTCTGCTCTTATTACCAACGATTCTATTGACAATGCAATGGAAAACAACTACAAAATGCTTGTTTCTCCGGCAAGTTTTGTGTTTAAAAAATTTATTAAAAAAGATCCTTTAAGTATAACTCCTGTTGCATTAAAAAAGCTTCAAAAACTTCAATTTAGCGATAATTTTGAAATTTATAATAATTATATAATTACCAAAGACCATAATAACATCATCATATTAGTAACACCTTCGCATCCTGATAAAACAAATAAAAACAATAAGTTGGTTGAAGAACTTGATGAGCTAATTAATCAATTAACAAATAAATACAAACAAAAAATTGATGCTGATTATTTTGGAACTGCTGTGGTTGCTGCAGGAAATGCTAAAAGAATAAAAAAGGATATAACTATAACAGTATCAATAGCTTTAATAGTATTATTATTGTTTATCAGCATATTTTTTAAAAGGAAAAGAATAGTTCTGATAATAATATTACCGGTAATATTTGGAGGACTTATATCTATTGCAATGTTATTTTTAATTAAAACCGAAGTCTCTGCAATGTCATTAGGTATAGGCTCAGTATTACTTGGAATATCAGTAGATTTTGCATTACATATACTTGCTCATTATAGACGTCATGGTTCTGTAGAAAGTGTTATTAAAGACCTTTCAACACCTATTATGATGAGTAGTGTAACAACTGCATCAGCGTTTTTATGCCTGAATTACGTTTCGTCAGAAGCTTTAAACGATTTAGGTTTATTCGCTGCAATTAGTGTTATTAGTGCCGCATTATTTACACTTATTGCACTTCCGCATTTCCTTGCAAAAGGACAGAACTCCACAAAAAAGAAATCCCTGATAACTAACAAAACTATTATTGATAAAATTGCATCATATAATTTTCATAATAATAAGATATTAATCACAGTAATATTAATACTTAGTGTTGTATTTATATATATGTCCCGACGTGTTTCTTTCGAAAGTGATATGATGAAACATAATTATATGTCGGAAAAGTTAATGAATTCAGAAAAACGTTTAAATGAGATAACTAATGTTTCACAAAAAACTATTTACCTTATTTCATCAGGAAAAGATTTAAACGAAGCTCTTGAAAAAAGTGAAAATATTTTATGGAAAGTTGATAGTTTAGAAAAAATACAGGTAATTAAAGGAGTTGTTTCTCCTGTTCAGATATTAAGTTCTGTCAGAAATCAGCAAAAGAGTATTGATATATGGAATAATTTTTGGACCCCGGAAAAGAAAAAAATAGTATTAAACAAACTTAAAGAATCAGGAAAACGTTATGGGTTTAAAGAAACAGCTTTTTCCGATTTTTCTGATTTGCTGAATAAAGAGTTTAAACTTGTTGATATTAAACAACTTGAACTACTTCAAAAACTATTTCTTGACGATTATATAATTGAAACCGAAAATAATGCTACTGTAATTAGTTTGTTAATGGTTGAAAGAAACGGTATTGATGAAAATATAGTTTATAAAGTGTTTGATAATGAAGAAGATGGCATTTGGCTTTTCGATAAGCAATTGCTAACATCAAAGTTTGTTGATATGTTAAAGAATAACTTTTATAAGTTAGTTTCTATTTCATTACTCGTAGTATTTTTAATACTTTTTGTTTCTTTTGGACGAATTGAATTAGCCATTATTACTTTCCTGCCAATGATTTTAAGCTGGGTATGGGCTATTGGTATAATGGGGATTTTCGGTATTAAATTTAACATTTTTAACATTATTATTTCTACATTTATTTTTGGCTTAGGTATTGACTATAGCATATTTATAATGCAAGGGTTGTTACTTAACTATAAATATGGTTATAAAGATATTACTTCATATAAAATATCTATTATATTATCTGCCATAACAACAGTTGTAGGGATTGGTGTATTAATTTTTGCAAAACATCCGGCATTAAAATCCATTGCAATTTTATCAATTATTGGTATTGTTTCGGTTATTATTAATGCTTTTACAATACAACCTATCCTTTTTAAATTTTTAATAAAATACAAAAAAGGATACAGGCAAATTCCTATTACATTATCTAATTTCATAATTTCGCTCTTTACTTTAATAATATTTATTTTTGGAGCTATTACTTTAACATTAATAATTCCTTTATTCATTATTTTTCCGGCTCACAAAAAAAACAAGAAACTTATATATCATTATTTGCTAAAATATTTTGCTAAATTTATTGTTGGCATTAATATATTTTCAAAAAAGCAGATTATAAACGGTACAAAAGAAGATTTTAATAAGCCTGCGGTTATCATAGCTAACCATCAATCTCACCTTGATTTAATGTTAATAATGATGCTACATCCTCGTATCCTGATTTTAACTAATGATTGGGTATGGAATAATATATTCTACGGTTTTGTTGTAAAATATGCTGATTTTTTCCCTTTTACACAAGGATATGATGTAGCCGTAAAAAGACTTAAATCTAAAGTTAAGGAAGGTTATTCAATATTAATTTTCCCCGAAGGAACACGTTCTGAAACAGGTAAAATAAAACGTTTTCATAAAGGGGCTTTTTTGCTTGCCGAAAAATTAAATCTTGATATTTTACCAATAATATTACATGGTGTTAATGATTGTATGAAAAAAGGTGAAATATTTTTAAAAAAAGGTAGTGTTAGCCTTAAAATAATGAAAAGAATTAAACCTGATGAAACACAATTTGGTGATAATTATTCACAAAAAGCTAAAGGACTTGTTAAGTATTTCAGAAAAGAATTTACAAAACTCAAAGAAGAACAAGAAACTCCCGATTATTTTAAAAATTTAATCATCAAAAATTATACTTATAAAGGGCCCGTTCTTGAATGGTATTTGAAAGTAAAAATCAGATTAGAAAAGAATTACAGGTTTTTTAATAAAATAATTCCCCGAAAATGTAATATTGTTGATATTGGATGTGGCTACGGTTTCCTTTCTTATATGCTTGGTCTAACATCCGAAAATCGTAAAATTACTGGTATTGATTATGATAAAGATAAAATATTAATAGCAAACAATTGTACAATTAAAAATAAGAATATTCAATTTATTCATGCTGATATTATTGAATATGAATTTGATAATTCTGATATATTTATTTTAAATGATATTTTGCATTATATGCCTGAAGATTTGCAAATAAAAACCATTGAAAGATGTTTTGAAAAATTAAATAATAATGGATTAATAATTATAAGAGATGCAAATACCGATTTGAATAAAAGGCATATAGGAACTAAATTAACAGAGTTTTTTTCTACAAAATCAGGATTTAATAAAACAAATTACGATAACTTATCATTTATCTCGAAAGGGCTTATTGAAAATGTAGTTTCAAAGCATAAAATGAATATGGAAATCATTGATAATACTACATTTACATCTAATTTAATATACATAATAAGGAAGTAA
- a CDS encoding NAD(P)/FAD-dependent oxidoreductase — protein sequence MQKYDILIIGSGLGGLICASILSKNGYNVCVLEKNHQIGGSIQNFSRDGVVFDTGAHYVGGLDEGQNLYQYFKYLGLNDKLNVKKLDINAFDIISFGDDKKDYPFAMGYENFKNQLEQYFPEEREALNNYIDKFIEISNVFPLYKLKLPNSSFMESEYFKISTNSFLNKLTKNIRLRNVLAGTNLLYAGETDKTPLYIHSLINNSYIESAYRFVGGSSQMAELLSDTIKQNGGTIIKNSEVQEFLFKDKTITAVKLANGEEVYADNFISNIHPARTFEMMPKDKLRKVYRNRICELENTISVFTLYITLKENSFNYLNQNIYYYKQNNVWTASTYDKAEWPESYMLLTQASDVNNKYANGITVMAYMKYNELKKWENTTVEKRGSDYKEFKQKKADELLNLIEEKFPDIRKHIKSVYTSTPLTYRDYIATKDGSLYGILRDCNEPIKSIILPKTNVPNLYLTGQNVNLHGVLGVTIGAVLTCAEFIGMDNLITKIKSVQ from the coding sequence ATGCAAAAATATGATATATTAATAATAGGAAGTGGTTTAGGGGGATTAATATGCGCCAGTATTCTAAGTAAAAACGGATATAATGTGTGTGTACTTGAAAAAAATCATCAAATAGGTGGTTCAATTCAAAATTTTAGTCGTGATGGAGTAGTTTTTGATACAGGGGCACATTATGTAGGCGGACTTGACGAAGGACAAAACCTGTATCAATATTTCAAATACTTAGGACTTAATGATAAGCTAAATGTTAAAAAACTGGATATTAATGCATTTGATATTATTTCCTTTGGAGATGATAAAAAAGATTATCCGTTTGCAATGGGATATGAAAACTTTAAAAACCAACTGGAACAGTATTTTCCTGAAGAAAGAGAAGCTTTAAATAACTATATTGATAAATTTATTGAAATAAGCAATGTTTTTCCGTTATATAAACTAAAATTACCGAATTCTTCATTTATGGAATCGGAATATTTTAAGATTAGCACAAATTCATTCTTAAATAAATTAACAAAAAACATACGACTTAGAAATGTATTAGCCGGTACAAACTTGTTATATGCTGGTGAAACAGACAAAACCCCATTGTATATTCATTCTCTTATAAATAACTCTTATATTGAAAGTGCATATAGATTTGTTGGGGGAAGTTCCCAAATGGCTGAACTTTTATCTGATACTATTAAACAGAACGGTGGAACTATAATTAAAAATTCCGAAGTACAAGAATTTTTATTTAAGGATAAAACAATTACAGCCGTAAAACTTGCAAATGGAGAAGAAGTTTACGCAGATAATTTTATTTCAAATATTCATCCGGCACGTACTTTTGAAATGATGCCAAAAGATAAATTAAGAAAAGTTTATCGTAATCGAATTTGTGAATTAGAAAATACAATTTCTGTTTTTACACTTTATATTACTCTTAAAGAAAATTCATTTAATTACTTAAATCAAAATATTTATTATTATAAACAAAATAATGTTTGGACTGCTTCAACTTATGATAAAGCTGAATGGCCCGAAAGTTATATGTTGTTAACTCAAGCTTCGGATGTGAATAATAAATATGCCAACGGAATAACAGTAATGGCATATATGAAATATAATGAACTAAAAAAATGGGAAAATACCACAGTTGAAAAAAGAGGTTCGGATTATAAAGAATTTAAACAGAAAAAAGCAGATGAATTGCTCAATTTAATTGAAGAAAAATTTCCTGATATAAGAAAACATATTAAATCAGTATATACTTCAACACCATTAACTTATCGTGATTATATAGCTACAAAAGATGGTTCATTATATGGTATTTTAAGAGATTGTAACGAACCTATAAAATCAATTATTTTGCCAAAAACAAATGTTCCTAATTTATATCTGACAGGACAAAATGTAAATTTGCACGGAGTTTTAGGAGTAACAATAGGAGCAGTATTAACATGTGCAGAATTTATAGGAATGGATAATTTAATAACTAAGATAAAAAGTGTTCAGTAA